The following coding sequences lie in one Apium graveolens cultivar Ventura chromosome 3, ASM990537v1, whole genome shotgun sequence genomic window:
- the LOC141714743 gene encoding glucan endo-1,3-beta-glucosidase-like, producing the protein MFQPLVKLRKGETTTINIPSSWTGWFYGRTQCVKDSFGNFTCLTGDCGSCRLECTGSRSVGGETLAEFSIDGSGGRDFFDISMVDGYNLPIMISPLGGLNYSRTECSMDVNSVCPSELKISSDGEGVACKSACVAFGDPQYYCTGNYSSPDKCKASNYANVFKKACPTAYSYVYDNKVGAFICDSAANYLISFCPTPNKTNDTRM; encoded by the exons ATGTTCCAACCACTAGTTAAACTTCGGAAAGGCGAAACTACAACCATCAATATACCATCCTCTTGGACCGGTTGGTTCTATGGTAGGACTCAATGTGTCAAAGACTCTTTTGGAAACTTCACTTGCCTCACGGGCGATTGTGGTTCCTGTAGGCTGGAATGTACGGGCAGTAGATCTGTAGGGGGAGAAACTCTAGCTGAGTTCTCGATCGATGGTTCTGGTGGAAGGGATTTCTTTGACATTAGCATGGTTGATGGTTATAACTTGCCGATCATGATCTCCCCATTAGGTGGACTCAACTATTCAAGGACAGAGTGTAGTATGGACGTCAACAGCGTGTGTCCATCCGAGCTAAAGATAAGTTCGGACGGGGAAGGGGTGGCTTGTAAGAGTGCTTGCGTGGCTTTTGGTGATCCTCAGTATTATTGTACCGGCAACTACAGTTCACCTGATAAGTGTAAGGCTTCAAACTACGCTAACGTGTTCAAAAAGGCGTGTCCCACGGCGTACAGTTATGTCTATGATAATAAGGTCGGCGCTTTCATATGTGACAGTGCTGCCAACTATCTCATTTCCTTCTGTCCAACGCCAAATAAAACAAATGATACCAG GATGTAA